From a region of the Mercurialis annua linkage group LG1-X, ddMerAnnu1.2, whole genome shotgun sequence genome:
- the LOC126664580 gene encoding uncharacterized protein LOC126664580 — protein sequence MAMHAKTDSEVTSLAPSSPTRSPRRPVYYVQSPSRDSHDGEKTTTSFHSTPIISPVGSPPHSHSSVGRHSRESSSSRFSGSLKPGSRKISPNDASKSNRKGQKQWKDCAVIEEEGLLEDEERRKGISRRCFFLAFIVGFFVLFSFFSLILWGASKPQKPKIAMKSITFEHFSIQAGSDSTGVATDMISVNSTVKMNYRNTGTFFGVHVTSTPVDLFYSEINIASGTVKKFYQSRKGHRLVQIPVMSNKIPLYGSGAGLISKSGTTTQPATLKLTFTLKSRAYVLGKLVKPKFNKRIECDITFDPKKLNVPISLKKSCTYD from the exons ATGGCAATGCATGCCAAGACAGATTCAGAGGTCACCAGCCTCGCACCATCTTCACCCACTAGGTCTCCACGCCGTCCAGTCTACTACGTGCAGAGTCCATCACGGGATTCTCATGACGGAGAGAAAACAACCACGTCGTTTCACTCGACGCCGATAATCAGTCCGGTGGGATCTCCGCCACATTCACACTCTTCCGTCGGGCGTCACTCGCGTGAATCGTCTTCGAGCAGATTCTCTGGGTCTTTAAAACCCGGATCCCGCAAGATCTCTCCCAATGATGCATCTAAAAGTAATAGAAAGGGACAAAAACAGTGGAAAGATTGCGCAGTAATTGAAGAAGAAGGTCTTCTTGAAGATGAAGAGCGGCGAAAGGGTATCTCGCGTCGCTGTTTCTTTCTTGCTTTTATCGTCGGTTTCTTCGTTCtcttctctttcttttctttaattcttTGGGGTGCTAGTAAGCCGCAAAAACCCAAGATCGCAATGAAG AGTATAACATTTGAGCATTTCAGCATTCAAGCTGGTTCAGATTCTACGGGAGTGGCAACTGATATGATCTCAGTTAACTCCACAGTTAAAATGAACTACAGAAACACCGGAACATTTTTTGGAGTTCATGTCACATCCACACCTGTAGATCTATTCTATTCCGAGATCAATATAGCCTCAGGAACT GTAAAGAAGTTTTATCAGTCCAGAAAGGGTCACAGATTAGTCCAAATACCAGTGATGAGCAATAAAATTCCTTTGTATGGAAGTGGAGCTGGTTTGATTAGTAAATCAGGGACAACTACACAGCCAGCAACACTAAAACTGACTTTCACTCTGAAATCGAGAGCTTATGTTTTGGGAAAATTGGTTAAGCCGaagtttaataaaagaattgaaTGCGATATTACTTTTGATCCCAAGAAGCTCAATGTCCCAATCTCCCTCAAGAAATCTTGCACATATGATTGA
- the LOC126664579 gene encoding subtilisin-like protease SBT3, whose amino-acid sequence MAKQYSGPFYLWTAAALLCFIPSFLAEKENYIVHMDFSAMPKAFSNHHTWHLATLHSVFQLSKTTNTITEAKPSKLLYSYKHVMNGFSAHLSSSEHEILKNSPGYISSIKDRPVKPDTTHSPSYLGLTSNSEAWKVSNYGEGVVIGVIDSGVWPESDSFSDNGMSEIPKRWKGKCERGMEFNSSLCNKKLIGARSYNKGLIAKWNVTISMNSTRDTMGHGTHTSSVAAGNFVTGTSYFGYAPGTANGVAPRAHIAMYKAVWPEGSYTSDIIAAIDQAIIDGVDVLSISVGYDDIEMYEDPVALATFAAVEKNIFVSTSAGNRGPFRGALHNGMPWVTTVVAGTMDREFNAVLKLGNGVSLTGLSLYPGSVKSSTSFPIVFKGECFDFDDLKNIGGHIVVCEEGQTSLEDQVENIRDNRNASAGGIFITKNANEGFIRSHFPAIFMNSENGKKIKDYINSTTKPKASMEFKKTTLGIKSAPVITSYSSRGPFLACRPVLKPDIMAPGSLILAAWPKNTIVDRINSDQEIFSSFNLQSGTSIACPHVAGVAALLKKAHPNWSHAAIRSAIMTTADTMTRANEPIRDFDYGNQPATPLDMGAGQINPNKALDPGLIYDANVTDYVNLLCSLNMTQKQIQTITRAPHNDCSSPSSDLNYPSFLAYFNADSSEANLTAVQEFHRTVTNVGDAVSTYTAHLTQIPGIKATVVPNKLVFKAKYEKLSYKVTIQGPKAIPQDVAFGYLKWVDSKGKYVVKSPVTITGLRYFDVDD is encoded by the coding sequence ATGGCAAAACAATACAGTGGTCCTTTTTATTTATGGACTGCTGCTGCATTATTATGCTTCATTCCCTCTTTTCTAGCAGAAAAGGAGAATTACATTGTCCACATGGACTTTTCAGCCATGCCCAAAGCTTTCTCTAATCACCATACTTGGCATTTGGCTACTCTTCATTCTGTTTTTCAACTTTCTAAAACCACAAACACCATTACTGAAGCCAAACCTTCTAAGCTTCTCTATAGCTATAAACATGTTATGAATGGTTTTAGTGCTCATCTCTCTTCTTCTGAGCATGAGATCTTGAAAAACTCTCCAGGTTACATTTCTTCCATCAAAGATCGCCCTGTCAAACCCGACACAACTCATTCACCGTCTTATCTTGGCCTTACTTCCAATTCTGAAGCTTGGAAGGTGTCGAATTATGGCGAAGGTGTCGTAATCGGAGTGATCGACAGTGGTGTATGGCCGGAAAGTGACAGTTTCAGTGACAATGGAATGTCAGAAATCCCGAAAAGATGGAAAGGGAAATGCGAAAGAGGCATGGAGTTCAATTCCTCGTTGTGTAACAAAAAACTCATCGGAGCTCGATCCTACAATAAAGGGCTAATTGCTAAGTGGAACGTCACGATATCAATGAACTCTACGCGTGACACGATGGGCCATGGGACCCACACATCGAGCGTGGCGGCTGGGAATTTCGTAACAGGGACATCATACTTTGGGTATGCACCTGGAACTGCCAATGGAGTGGCTCCACGTGCTCATATAGCCATGTACAAGGCCGTGTGGCCTGAAGGTTCTTACACATCTGATATAATTGCAGCAATTGATCAAGCAATTATTGACGGAGTTGACGTTTTGTCTATCTCCGTGGGATATGATGACATCGAGATGTATGAAGACCCAGTAGCTTTGGCAACATTTGCAGCGGTAGAGAAGAACATATTTGTGTCAACCTCCGCAGGAAATCGCGGGCCTTTTCGCGGTGCACTTCATAATGGAATGCCTTGGGTAACAACTGTTGTTGCGGGTACTATGGACCGTGAATTTAATGCGGTTTTAAAATTAGGAAATGGAGTTTCACTTACTGGCTTATCGCTCTATCCTGGTTCTGTTAAGTCATCTACTTCATTTCCAATTGTGTTTAAAGGTGAATGTTTCGACTTCGatgatttgaaaaatattgGGGGACACATTGTAGTTTGTGAAGAAGGCCAAACTTCTTTAGAGGACCAAGTTGAAAACATTCGCGACAATAGAAATGCTAGCGCTGGAGGAATTTTCATAACCAAAAATGCAAATGAAGGTTTTATCCGAAGCCACTTTCCAGCGATTTTTATGAATTCAGAAAATGGGAAAAAGATCAAAGATTACATCAACAGCACTACCAAGCCAAAAGCGAGCATGGAGTTCAAGAAAACAACTCTCGGCATTAAATCTGCTCCGGTTATTACTAGCTACAGCTCTAGGGGACCATTTTTAGCTTGCAGACCTGTCTTGAAACCTGACATTATGGCCCCTGGTTCTCTAATCTTAGCGGCATGGCCAAAAAATACGATTGTGGATCGTATTAACTCCGATCAGGAAATATTCAGCAGTTTCAATCTACAATCAGGAACGTCCATTGCTTGCCCACACGTAGCAGGAGTAGCAGCGCTCTTGAAAAAGGCGCATCCTAATTGGAGCCACGCCGCGATTCGTTCAGCAATAATGACTACTGCTGATACAATGACTCGAGCCAATGAACCGATTAGAGATTTTGATTATGGAAACCAACCAGCTACTCCTTTAGACATGGGAGCTGGCCAGATTAATCCCAATAAAGCATTAGACCCGGGTCTGATTTACGATGCGAACGTTACTGATTATGTCAATCTTCTCTGCTCATTAAATATGAcccagaaacaaatccaaaccatcACAAGAGCACCTCATAATGACTGTTCTTCACCTTCTTCAGACCTTAACTACCCTTCTTTTCTCGCATACTTCAATGCTGATTCGTCTGAAGCCAATTTGACTGCTGTTCAAGAATTCCACAGGACAGTAACAAATGTGGGAGATGCAGTGTCTACTTACACTGCACATTTGACACAAATTCCCGGAATAAAAGCGACTGTGGTTCCAAACAAGTTGGTTTTTAAAGCAAAGTATGAGAAGCTAAGCTATAAAGTGACCATACAAGGTCCAAAAGCGATTCCGCAAGATGTAGCTTTTGGTTACTTGAAGTGGGTTGATTCTAAGGGTAAATACGTTGTCAAAAGTCCTGTAACCATCACAGGCCTGAGATACTTTGACGTTGATGATTGA
- the LOC126665476 gene encoding cytochrome P450 81Q32-like yields the protein MIPLFQPTTSFLNPIHFTSLTENEPGMFACQAWTTSPFSFRTTQPKATLPASSNFAVSTLTLNQPAFGQHQTAAPSSLFSWREETPCNRPLAFFHGNNFWLAELTISEAELDSFCQILQFLFDHNLQHTMAISSQTSCSLSAMKESWVYIISTSLAILYLLKLTLSKRTACKNLPPGPPKLPIIGHIHLMKKPIHRSLQHLSNKYGPILFLSFGSQPVIVISSPSLLEECFTQHDIIFANRPRRVDGKYLHYDFTTIGAADYGDHWRNLRRLATVEIFSTARLHLFHGIRQEEARLLVKNLFRNSGQVSTKVEMRSRLTDLSFNIIMRMVAGKRYFGLLVENTEEAKIFYDVVKEISELSGAANLGDIFPILRWFDYQTEKRLVATRKNMDLLFDCLIDEHRPNKDSCQEKKSNMTMIDVILSLQESKPEHYSDEIIKGLIMIMLAAGTDTVAVTIEWALSLLLNHPEALNKARAELDIHVGRDRLVDESDLSKLQYLQGIINETLRLYPPAPLLVPHKSSGDCKIGGYDVQQGTVLFVNVWALHRDPKVWEDPNSFKPERFKGLKDTSYRLVPFGLGRRSCPGYVLANKVVGLALAALIQCFDWERITEEELNMLEGTGLTMPKVQPLEAICKTREAMMNILLQL from the exons ATGATTCCACTCTTTCAACCAACTACGAGCTTCCTTAATCCCATACACTTCACCTCTCTGACTGAAAACGAACCCGGGATGTTTGCTTGCCAAGCTTGGACTACCTCCCCGTTCTCATTTCGGACAACACAGCCCAAAGCCACCCTACCTGCATCCTCAAACTTTGCTGTATCTACATTAACCTTGAACCAGCCAGCTTTCGGACAACACCAAACTGCTGCCCCGTCCTCCTTGTTCAGCTGGAGAGAAGAAACACCATGCAACAGACCTCTTGCATTCTTCCATGGCAACAATTTCTGGCTTGCCGAGTTAACCATATCAGAAGCCGAACTTGATTCGTTCTGCCAAATCTTGCAATTCCTGTTTGACCACAACCTCCAGCACACCATGGCAATCAGCTCACAGACCTCCTGCTCTCTTTCAGCAATGAAGGAATCATGGGTATACATTATTTCCACTTCACTTGCTATTCTTTACCTTTTAAAGCTCACTTTGTCCAAAAGAACAGCATGCAAAAATCTCCCTCCAGGCCCGCCTAAACTTCCTATAATTGGCCATATCCATCTCATGAAAAAACCTATCCACCGATCTTTAcaacatttatcaaataagtATGGTCCAATCCTCTTCCTTTCATTTGGCTCCCAGCCTGTAATAGTCATATCATCTCCTTCTCTTCTTGAAGAATGTTTCACCCAACATGATATTATTTTTGCAAATAGGCCTCGTCGTGTAGACGGTAAGTATCTCCATTATGACTTTACCACAATTGGAGCTGCCGATTATGGTGACCACTGGCGCAATCTACGGCGCCTTGCTACAGTTGAAATCTTTTCAACTGCTCGCCTCCACTTGTTTCATGGAATTAGACAAGAAGAAGCAAGGTTGTTGGTTAAAAATCTTTTTCGCAATTCTGGTCAGGTTTCTACAAAAGTGGAGATGAGATCAAGGTTAACTGATCTGTCTTTTAACATTATCATGAGAATGGTGGCAGGAAAGCGATATTTTGGTTTACTAGTGGAAAATACTGAGGAAGCTAAGATATTTTACGATGTTGTGAAGGAGATTTCCGAGCTGAGTGGTGCAGCAAACCTAGGGGATATATTTCCAATTCTAAGATGGTTTGATTACCAGACTGAAAAGAGGCTGGTGGCAACTCGGAAAAATATGGATTTATTATTTGACTGTTTGATTGATGAGCATCGACCTAACAAGGATTCTTGTCAAGAGAAAAAAAGCAATATGACAATGATAGATGTTATATTGTCCTTACAGGAGTCTAAACCTGAACATTACTCTGATGAAATAATCAAAGGACTTATAATG ATAATGCTAGCTGCGGGGACGGATACTGTTGCAGTGACAATTGAGTGGGCTCTGTCATTGTTGCTTAATCATCCTGAAGCTCTAAACAAGGCTAGAGCCGAGTTGGACATCCATGTTGGTCGCGATCGATTAGTAGATGAGTCGGATCTTTCAAAGCTGCAGTACCTCCAGGGCATAATTAATGAAACACTTCGTTTATATCCACCTGCACCGCTCCTAGTACCGCATAAGTCATCCGGTGACTGCAAAATTGGAGGGTATGATGTACAACAAGGCACAGTCttatttgtgaatgtttgggCTTTGCATAGAGATCCTAAGGTGTGGGAGGATCCTAATAGCTTCAAACCGGAGAGATTCAAGGGCTTAAAGGATACATCATATCGGTTGGTTCCATTCGGGTTAGGGAGAAGGAGTTGCCCTGGATATGTGCTAGCTAATAAAGTGGTGGGATTAGCATTAGCTGCATTGATTCAATGCTTCGATTGGGAGAGGATTACTGAAGAGGAATTAAACATGTTAGAAGGTACAGGACTCACTATGCCTAAGGTTCAACCTTTAGAAGCAATCTGCAAAACACGGGAGGCGATGATGAATATCCTGTTACAGCTTTAA